Proteins found in one Dermacentor silvarum isolate Dsil-2018 chromosome 8, BIME_Dsil_1.4, whole genome shotgun sequence genomic segment:
- the LOC125947537 gene encoding cuticle protein 16.8-like: MLMFLLLGLLLARAYSEDGKGEETLETEGHSFGSLGQATTFRQAGNYLQAAPTYGHSTYGQSAGLDRPQPFDFGYNVQDEFGNNQFRQEKGDESGSVQGAYGYTDAYGVYRKVHYVADQNGFRADIKTNEPGVKQENPADVQLVVEPPPQGVLQQALTGSRSAGFAKLPAAAPAQPRFPAGLHA, from the exons TTTCTCCTACTAGGCCTTCTACTAGCGAGAGCCTACAGCGAAGATGGCAAAGGGGAAGAGACGCTTGAAACAGAAGGTCACAGCTTCGGCAGCCTTGGCCAGGCTACGACGTTCAGACAAGCCGGAAACTACCTGCAGGCAGCTCCAACGTATGGGCATTCGACGTATGGGCAGTCAGCAGGACTA GACCGTCCGCAGCCATTCGACTTCGGCTACAACGTTCAGGACGAGTTCGGCAACAACCAGTTCCGCCAAGAGAAAGGTGACGAGTCCGGTTCGGTGCAAGGCGCCTACGGTTACACGGACGCGTACGGCGTCTACCGCAAGGTGCATTACGTGGCCGACCAGAACGGTTTCCGCGCTGACATCAAGACCAACGAGCCGGGCGTCAAGCAGGAGAACCCGGCTGACGTGCAGCTTGTCGTCGAACCCCCGCCGCAGGGTGTGCTTCAGCAGGCACTGACGGGCTCAAGGTCCGCTGGCTTCGCCAAGCTCCCCGCTGCGGCGCCCGCCCAGCCGAGATTCCCGGCGGGCCTGCATGCCTGA